A genomic region of Marinobacter sp. NP-4(2019) contains the following coding sequences:
- a CDS encoding ABC transporter substrate-binding protein — translation MRTLKSAALLCALSVPAFAQADCGEVSITEMNWASNTVVTSVAKFIMEQGYGCDVTVVPSDTIPAVTSVAENGEPDIVTELWLNSAGEAYLKLEEQGKVERLGKVLDPGGVEGWWIPTYLAEKYPELTTIEGVMANPELVGNRFNNCPSGWGCRVVSDNLIRALDLEASGIEVFNHGSGETLASSMASAVQDEEPWFGYYWGPTVPLGKFDMTRVKLGDYDPEIHTRNQTPDVDNPGVSEFPAAPVLTSVTTSFKEREPEVAEMLSKLTFKTDTMSALLAWMDKSNASAEEAAVYFLNNNSDEWSGWLNESARERLAAVLE, via the coding sequence ATGCGAACGCTAAAATCAGCCGCATTGCTTTGCGCACTATCCGTCCCCGCATTCGCCCAGGCGGACTGTGGGGAAGTATCCATCACTGAGATGAACTGGGCTTCCAATACAGTGGTGACCAGCGTTGCCAAGTTCATTATGGAACAGGGTTATGGCTGCGATGTGACGGTCGTCCCCTCTGACACCATACCTGCAGTGACGTCGGTAGCCGAAAACGGCGAGCCAGACATCGTCACCGAGCTCTGGCTGAACTCTGCCGGTGAGGCCTACCTGAAGCTCGAAGAACAGGGCAAGGTAGAGCGTCTCGGTAAAGTGCTGGACCCGGGTGGCGTCGAGGGTTGGTGGATTCCCACCTACCTGGCGGAAAAATACCCGGAACTGACCACCATCGAAGGCGTCATGGCAAACCCTGAACTGGTAGGCAACCGCTTTAATAACTGCCCGAGCGGCTGGGGCTGCCGTGTGGTCAGTGACAACCTGATCCGCGCACTTGACCTGGAAGCCTCCGGTATTGAGGTGTTCAATCACGGTTCCGGCGAGACCCTGGCCTCTTCCATGGCATCTGCCGTGCAGGACGAGGAACCCTGGTTCGGCTACTACTGGGGCCCCACCGTTCCGCTCGGTAAGTTCGACATGACCCGAGTCAAGCTGGGTGACTACGATCCGGAAATCCACACCCGCAATCAGACTCCGGATGTCGATAATCCCGGTGTATCCGAGTTTCCGGCGGCGCCGGTGCTGACGTCCGTCACCACCAGCTTCAAGGAGCGTGAACCGGAAGTGGCCGAGATGCTCAGTAAGCTGACATTCAAGACCGACACCATGAGTGCGCTGCTGGCGTGGATGGATAAAAGCAACGCCTCCGCGGAAGAAGCGGCGGTTTACTTCCTGAACAACAACAGTGACGAATGGTCCGGTTGGCTGAATGAATCCGCGAGGGAACGCCTTGCTGCTGTACTGGAATAA
- a CDS encoding DUF2182 domain-containing protein yields the protein MEIHVKSDPGIERLLHKDRWVVLALLTAVIVASWSYLLAGAGMDMSAMASTDWSPGYAVIMFLMWWIMMIAMMLPGATPMILLFAAVNRKQRKSGNPYVPTTLFTASYLLAWAGFSLLATILHWGIKQAGLLADMALTSQLLGAGILMAAGIYQLTPLKQACLRHCRMPAMYIATHWRPGTLGAFIMGLQHGIFCLGCCWVLMLLLFFGGVMNLYWIAGLAVYVLIEKTIPAGNWLDYGLGMVLIAVGAWLVVT from the coding sequence ATGGAAATTCATGTTAAATCTGATCCAGGCATAGAGCGCCTGCTTCACAAAGACCGCTGGGTCGTGCTGGCGTTACTCACTGCTGTAATTGTGGCCAGTTGGAGCTATCTGCTAGCCGGCGCAGGTATGGATATGTCTGCCATGGCGTCAACCGACTGGTCACCCGGCTACGCTGTGATCATGTTCCTCATGTGGTGGATTATGATGATCGCGATGATGCTGCCGGGCGCGACCCCGATGATCCTTCTGTTCGCCGCTGTTAACCGTAAGCAGCGCAAAAGTGGCAACCCTTACGTGCCGACGACATTGTTCACGGCAAGCTACCTGCTGGCCTGGGCCGGATTCAGTTTGCTGGCGACGATATTGCACTGGGGAATAAAACAGGCCGGCTTGCTGGCGGACATGGCGTTAACCAGCCAGCTTCTGGGCGCCGGGATATTGATGGCTGCCGGGATTTATCAACTCACTCCCCTTAAACAGGCCTGCCTTCGGCATTGCCGAATGCCGGCCATGTACATAGCTACTCACTGGCGACCGGGCACCCTTGGGGCGTTCATCATGGGCCTGCAACACGGCATTTTTTGCCTGGGTTGCTGCTGGGTGCTGATGCTGCTGTTGTTCTTTGGCGGAGTAATGAACCTTTACTGGATCGCTGGGCTGGCGGTCTATGTCCTGATCGAGAAAACCATCCCCGCCGGCAACTGGCTGGACTATGGTCTTGGCATGGTGCTCATTGCCGTTGGGGCCTGGTTAGTTGTGACTTGA
- a CDS encoding methyltransferase, TIGR04325 family, giving the protein MYDRAKKLVRSFEKIPAVNNALNRRYAKEFATATNVNWFKGVYPDFATASADAPASKPLGYDNEAPASAEMYRFRMQAISPCDYPVAFWLNRLMQPNQKLIDFGGHVGVLYYALTRYLTFPEPFEWEIYDVPAVIREARKFAATNGNSAQLRFSEDLTLSAPSDWVLFSGSLQYVEDSLSSIIGQLRARPTYVLINMLPVHPEKSYVTLQNISTAICPYKIHSASELLEEIEKLDGEVIDQWKNADKACQIPYHPDHSLDYYYGMLVRLNRAQ; this is encoded by the coding sequence ATGTACGATCGAGCGAAGAAGCTTGTGCGTAGCTTCGAGAAAATTCCTGCCGTCAATAATGCACTGAACCGACGTTATGCTAAAGAGTTCGCTACTGCCACGAATGTAAACTGGTTTAAGGGCGTTTACCCCGATTTTGCAACTGCGAGTGCGGATGCACCCGCCAGTAAGCCGCTTGGTTACGACAACGAAGCCCCCGCCTCTGCTGAAATGTATCGGTTTCGTATGCAGGCGATTTCCCCCTGTGATTATCCGGTCGCGTTCTGGCTTAACAGGTTGATGCAACCCAATCAGAAGCTGATTGACTTCGGCGGCCACGTTGGGGTGTTGTATTACGCCCTCACCAGGTATCTCACCTTCCCGGAGCCATTCGAATGGGAGATATACGATGTTCCGGCCGTCATCAGGGAAGCCCGGAAATTTGCCGCTACCAACGGCAATTCCGCCCAGTTGAGGTTTTCTGAAGATTTAACCCTGTCAGCTCCAAGTGACTGGGTGTTGTTCTCCGGCTCACTGCAATACGTAGAAGATTCGTTAAGTTCGATTATCGGTCAGTTACGGGCCAGGCCAACCTACGTATTGATTAACATGCTGCCCGTCCATCCGGAAAAAAGCTACGTTACACTGCAAAACATCAGCACTGCGATATGCCCCTACAAAATCCACAGCGCAAGTGAACTGTTAGAGGAGATCGAGAAGCTCGACGGTGAAGTGATTGACCAGTGGAAGAATGCGGACAAGGCATGCCAGATTCCATACCACCCAGACCATTCTCTGGATTATTACTACGGTATGTTGGTACGACTAAACCGGGCACAATAA